A region from the Fundidesulfovibrio putealis DSM 16056 genome encodes:
- a CDS encoding response regulator, translating to MSPAKVMIVEDEVIAAMATARMLKKLGFDVCGNVTSGEEALLAFDGECPDIIIMDIRLDGELDGIETTRQLKLRRDVPVIFVTAYSDDSTRTRAEATKPLAFINKPLDISQLEHILSNLSIGGK from the coding sequence ATGAGTCCAGCTAAAGTCATGATCGTCGAGGACGAAGTCATTGCAGCCATGGCCACGGCCCGCATGCTCAAGAAGCTCGGCTTCGACGTGTGCGGCAACGTCACCTCCGGGGAGGAAGCCCTGCTGGCCTTCGACGGTGAATGCCCCGACATCATCATCATGGACATCCGCCTGGACGGCGAACTGGACGGCATCGAGACCACCAGGCAGCTGAAGCTGCGCCGCGACGTCCCCGTCATCTTCGTGACCGCCTACTCCGACGACTCCACCCGCACCCGCGCCGAGGCCACCAAGCCCCTGGCCTTCATCAACAAGCCCCTGGACATCAGCCAGTTGGAGCACATCCTCTCCAACCTGAGCATCGGCGGCAAGTAA
- a CDS encoding response regulator gives MTMKDWNILLVDDEEEFVHTLSERLELRGLTCRVALNGETGLRMIDETPPDVVVLDMFMPGLKGLDVLKLIRERHPAVQVILLTGQGATKDGMDGMKLGAFDYMIKPLSIDDLTAKIGEAVAAGKA, from the coding sequence ATGACCATGAAGGACTGGAACATCCTGCTCGTGGACGACGAGGAAGAGTTCGTCCACACCCTGAGCGAGCGTCTGGAGTTGCGCGGGCTGACCTGCCGCGTGGCCCTGAACGGTGAAACCGGACTGCGCATGATAGACGAGACGCCCCCGGACGTGGTGGTGCTGGACATGTTCATGCCAGGCCTCAAGGGGCTGGACGTCTTGAAGCTCATCCGGGAGCGCCATCCCGCCGTGCAGGTGATCCTGCTCACCGGGCAGGGCGCCACCAAGGACGGCATGGACGGCATGAAGCTTGGCGCGTTCGATTACATGATCAAACCCCTGTCCATCGACGACCTCACCGCCAAGATTGGCGAGGCCGTGGCGGCGGGCAAGGCCTAG
- a CDS encoding NifB/NifX family molybdenum-iron cluster-binding protein translates to MRTLRVLIPLFKDEVAPRFDLAAEALLADVIQDGDGDVGEIKTEDFLLPHPSADGLCDLILRKDVDVLICGGIEEEYYHYLRWKRVEVLDNVAGPARDVLERYAQGALQSGDILFDREEDHAR, encoded by the coding sequence ATGCGGACCCTGCGCGTGCTCATCCCGCTTTTCAAGGACGAGGTGGCTCCCCGGTTCGATCTGGCGGCCGAGGCCCTGCTGGCCGACGTCATCCAGGACGGCGACGGCGATGTGGGCGAGATCAAGACCGAGGATTTCCTCCTGCCGCACCCTTCGGCGGACGGCCTGTGCGACCTGATCCTGCGAAAGGACGTGGACGTGCTCATCTGCGGCGGTATAGAAGAGGAGTACTACCACTACCTGCGCTGGAAGCGGGTGGAGGTGCTGGACAACGTGGCAGGCCCGGCCCGCGACGTGCTGGAGCGCTATGCGCAAGGCGCGCTCCAGTCCGGCGACATCCTCTTCGACAGGGAGGAAGACCATGCTCGGTGA
- a CDS encoding ABC transporter substrate-binding protein — translation MRKRAILIVMLLAAGALVLTCQRQRPLVLGFAGQLTGTFSDLGVQGRNGATLAVEEINQAGGVAGRQLKLLAVDDGNTPDAALAGDESLLDAGAVAIIGHMTSSQTMAVLPMAESRGALLVSPTTATPTLTAKKDLFFRLIPDNSSWAAALAEFALKSRRIERVYVLGDSDNTAYTASFNKAFVQRFQALGGMISAAREFSSKARPDWKALVEDAASSGAQAVVLTASARDVAEFAKARALARVDMHILCPTWPYTREILVAGGESVEGIIFATSYTEENDTPRFKSFQHRYQARFGWEPNFAAAYSYEAVLLLAKALEITGGKRRGLEDALTSTGTIQGVIGDFSLDQYGDVSRGTFLVTIEQGRFKTVRKPGE, via the coding sequence ATGAGGAAAAGGGCGATTCTGATCGTCATGCTGCTCGCGGCAGGCGCGCTCGTCCTGACGTGCCAGAGACAAAGGCCTCTCGTGCTCGGTTTTGCCGGGCAGCTCACCGGGACCTTCTCCGACCTGGGTGTCCAGGGGAGAAACGGGGCGACCCTGGCCGTGGAAGAGATCAATCAGGCGGGGGGCGTGGCGGGCAGGCAGCTGAAGCTGTTGGCCGTGGATGACGGCAACACCCCTGACGCCGCCCTGGCCGGGGACGAGAGCCTCCTGGACGCAGGAGCCGTGGCCATCATCGGCCACATGACCAGCTCCCAGACCATGGCGGTGCTGCCCATGGCGGAATCGCGCGGCGCGCTGCTGGTCTCCCCCACCACGGCAACCCCTACGCTCACGGCCAAAAAGGACCTGTTCTTCCGCCTGATTCCGGACAACTCCAGCTGGGCCGCCGCGCTGGCGGAGTTCGCCCTGAAGTCCCGCCGGATCGAACGCGTCTACGTCCTGGGCGACAGCGACAATACCGCCTACACCGCAAGCTTCAACAAAGCCTTCGTTCAGCGATTCCAAGCTCTTGGCGGCATGATCAGCGCAGCCAGGGAGTTCTCCTCCAAAGCCAGGCCGGACTGGAAGGCCCTGGTGGAGGATGCGGCCTCGTCCGGAGCCCAGGCAGTGGTGCTTACCGCCTCGGCCAGGGACGTTGCCGAGTTTGCCAAGGCCCGCGCGCTGGCCAGGGTGGACATGCACATCCTCTGCCCCACCTGGCCCTACACCCGCGAGATTCTCGTGGCGGGCGGAGAGAGCGTGGAAGGCATCATCTTCGCCACCAGCTACACCGAAGAGAACGACACTCCGCGTTTCAAGAGCTTCCAGCACCGCTACCAGGCACGCTTCGGCTGGGAGCCCAATTTCGCTGCGGCATACTCCTACGAAGCCGTGCTGCTCCTGGCCAAGGCCCTGGAGATCACCGGCGGGAAGCGCCGGGGCCTTGAGGACGCGCTGACATCCACGGGGACAATACAGGGCGTCATCGGCGATTTCAGCCTGGACCAGTACGGCGACGTCTCGCGCGGCACCTTCCTGGTGACCATCGAGCAGGGCCGGTTCAAGACCGTGCGCAAGCCCGGGGAATAG
- a CDS encoding FAD-dependent oxidoreductase: MPQHVVIIGAVALGPKAACRFKRLVPDAKVTMIDRDAIVSYGGCGIPYFISGDVSDLKELRTTSFKLVRDEKFFHDCKDIDVLTRTEALRIDREAKRVHVRNLDTGALSEIPYDKLVIATGAAPRRLNIPGEDLPGVHAVANLHDATAVKDMISSGSAGRAVVVGSGFIGLEVAEALADMWGLEVAVVELMDHVLPRNISPSLARMAEHHLAEKGVELYFGEKVLAVEGDGKAQRVVTDKRTLEAELVILAAGVVPSGELAREAGLAVSPRGGVLVDEFMRTSDPDIYSGGDCAEIKNVVTGGTMHLPLGSMANRQGRVIGTNLAGGEATFPGAVGSFAMKLFERNVAGAGLTPEQAAQAGFDALSALVIQFDRAHFFPGKDLMTLEVTVDKKTRAVLGIQGFGSAGDALVGRVGAVAALMQKGCTADDLSVLEYPYSPPFSSAMDIVNTVGTVAENMLAGMNQGVSPEEFGRLFEQKGEACFFLDCREQDNAAPYLERHPGVWHNIPQGQLRERLGEIPRDKAVVLVCNTGIRSYEAQITLEQAGFKDVLNLHGGMAALKQSGEDPNAE, encoded by the coding sequence ATGCCCCAACACGTCGTCATAATCGGCGCGGTGGCCCTCGGCCCCAAGGCCGCCTGCCGCTTCAAGCGCCTTGTCCCGGACGCGAAAGTCACCATGATCGACCGCGACGCCATCGTGTCCTACGGCGGCTGCGGCATCCCCTATTTCATCTCCGGCGACGTGTCCGACCTGAAAGAGCTGCGCACCACCAGCTTCAAGCTGGTGCGCGACGAGAAATTCTTCCACGACTGCAAGGACATCGACGTCCTCACCCGCACCGAGGCCCTGCGCATAGACCGCGAGGCAAAGCGCGTGCACGTGCGCAACCTGGACACCGGCGCGCTCTCGGAGATTCCCTACGACAAGCTGGTCATCGCCACCGGAGCCGCGCCCCGCAGGCTGAACATCCCTGGCGAAGACCTGCCCGGCGTGCACGCCGTGGCCAACCTGCACGACGCCACCGCCGTCAAGGACATGATCAGCTCAGGTTCGGCCGGGCGCGCCGTGGTGGTGGGTTCGGGCTTCATAGGCCTGGAAGTGGCCGAGGCCCTGGCGGACATGTGGGGGCTGGAGGTGGCCGTGGTGGAGCTCATGGACCACGTGCTGCCCCGTAACATAAGCCCCTCCCTGGCCCGCATGGCGGAGCACCATCTGGCCGAGAAAGGCGTGGAGCTATACTTCGGGGAGAAGGTCCTGGCCGTGGAGGGCGACGGCAAGGCTCAGCGCGTGGTCACGGACAAGCGCACCCTGGAGGCCGAGCTAGTGATCCTCGCAGCTGGCGTGGTCCCAAGCGGAGAGCTGGCCCGCGAGGCCGGGCTTGCGGTCTCCCCGCGCGGAGGCGTGCTGGTGGACGAGTTCATGCGCACCTCCGACCCGGACATCTACTCCGGCGGCGACTGCGCCGAGATCAAGAACGTGGTGACCGGCGGCACAATGCATCTGCCCCTGGGCTCCATGGCCAACCGCCAGGGCCGGGTGATCGGCACGAACCTGGCCGGAGGCGAAGCGACGTTCCCCGGCGCCGTGGGCTCGTTTGCCATGAAGCTCTTCGAGCGAAACGTGGCCGGGGCCGGGCTCACCCCGGAGCAGGCCGCGCAGGCCGGGTTCGACGCGCTGTCCGCCCTGGTCATCCAGTTCGACCGCGCCCACTTCTTCCCCGGCAAGGACCTGATGACCCTGGAAGTCACCGTGGACAAGAAGACCCGCGCCGTGCTGGGGATACAGGGGTTCGGGTCGGCGGGCGACGCCCTGGTGGGCCGCGTCGGGGCTGTGGCGGCGCTCATGCAGAAGGGTTGCACGGCGGATGACCTCTCCGTGCTCGAGTACCCCTACTCGCCGCCCTTCTCCTCGGCCATGGACATCGTGAACACTGTTGGCACCGTGGCCGAGAACATGCTGGCCGGAATGAACCAGGGCGTCTCGCCGGAAGAATTCGGGCGGCTCTTCGAACAGAAGGGCGAGGCCTGCTTCTTCCTGGACTGCCGCGAACAGGACAACGCCGCCCCCTACCTGGAACGACACCCCGGCGTCTGGCACAACATCCCCCAGGGGCAGCTGCGCGAACGCCTGGGTGAGATCCCCAGGGACAAGGCCGTGGTGCTGGTGTGCAACACGGGCATCCGCTCCTACGAGGCGCAGATCACGCTTGAGCAGGCCGGTTTCAAGGACGTCCTGAACCTGCACGGCGGCATGGCCGCGCTGAAGCAGAGCGGGGAGGACCCCAACGCGGAGTGA
- a CDS encoding sensor histidine kinase, producing MRPKTLLIDDELDFVRLLAERLLARDFPVLWAVDAAQGIGLVESEAPAAVVLDVNLPDRSGLEVLGEIKERWPLVQVVMLTGQSDVATAVRGMKLGAADYLVKPVNFDQLVRVLVRAGERRLNQEESLRMIETGKLAALGRLAEGVAHEINNPVNIMMQKAGWAGDLLEEPEFAACAGLAEVQAELAAIVAQGRRCRDIVSKLMSLGGRVDPRTVDFDPRQAVASALELVRERAGSLHVEIKTEFDPSVALVRLPRAEIEQVVGRLADNALDAMAATGGTLTVRVRNAAPATVGIEVSDTGPGVDDSLAERIFEPFFSTKEVGKGSGLGLSICHGVMKSLGGSVEHARSARPGATFLVTLPASPSVTPANG from the coding sequence ATGCGTCCCAAGACCCTGCTCATCGACGATGAGCTCGATTTCGTCCGGCTGCTGGCCGAGCGCCTCCTGGCGCGGGACTTCCCCGTGCTGTGGGCCGTGGACGCCGCCCAGGGGATAGGGCTCGTGGAGAGCGAGGCCCCGGCGGCGGTGGTGCTGGACGTGAATCTCCCGGACCGCAGCGGCCTGGAGGTGCTTGGCGAGATCAAGGAGCGCTGGCCGCTGGTCCAGGTGGTGATGCTCACGGGGCAGTCGGACGTGGCCACGGCGGTGCGGGGTATGAAGCTCGGCGCTGCGGACTATCTGGTGAAGCCCGTGAATTTCGACCAGCTGGTGCGGGTGCTGGTGCGGGCCGGGGAGCGCAGGCTGAACCAGGAGGAGAGCCTGCGCATGATCGAGACGGGCAAGCTTGCGGCGCTTGGCAGGCTGGCCGAGGGCGTGGCCCACGAGATCAACAATCCGGTGAACATCATGATGCAGAAGGCGGGCTGGGCCGGGGACCTCCTGGAGGAACCGGAGTTCGCCGCCTGCGCGGGCCTGGCTGAAGTGCAGGCCGAACTTGCGGCCATCGTGGCCCAGGGCAGGCGCTGCCGGGACATCGTGTCCAAGCTCATGAGCCTTGGGGGGCGCGTGGACCCCAGGACCGTGGATTTCGACCCGCGGCAGGCCGTGGCCTCCGCCTTGGAGCTGGTGCGGGAGCGCGCCGGTAGCCTTCATGTGGAAATCAAGACCGAGTTCGACCCCTCAGTTGCCCTGGTGCGCCTGCCCAGGGCCGAGATCGAGCAGGTGGTCGGGCGTCTGGCGGACAACGCCCTGGACGCCATGGCCGCTACCGGCGGCACGCTTACGGTTCGCGTCCGGAACGCCGCTCCGGCGACCGTAGGCATCGAGGTGTCCGACACCGGCCCAGGCGTGGACGACTCCCTGGCTGAGCGTATTTTCGAGCCGTTCTTCTCCACGAAAGAGGTGGGTAAAGGCTCCGGGCTCGGGCTGTCCATCTGCCACGGGGTCATGAAGTCCCTGGGCGGCTCCGTGGAGCATGCGCGCTCGGCGCGTCCGGGGGCCACGTTCCTGGTCACCCTGCCCGCGTCTCCATCCGTCACCCCGGCAAACGGCTGA
- a CDS encoding sensor histidine kinase, translated as MDKARFMGRMAATLSHDLCNVLATIQQASGLLGDYLSLARKESLKSMGLRPKFKYNDKFEEIIAQVQSSVARGQDMCEHLSHLAHSPDEGQDGSDLNFSVRLLVQLSGRIAKKHKLTLEVGQAPAAVLAEPSQIEVLVVLEAALLGVTWRCREQGNVRLEPGEDGDRVYVDILCQALDAGEAQSLAKSLTGDKPGLLAAEALEGGVRLAFRKAGREA; from the coding sequence ATGGACAAAGCGCGATTCATGGGCCGGATGGCCGCCACGCTCAGCCACGATCTGTGCAACGTGCTGGCCACCATCCAGCAGGCATCCGGGCTTCTTGGCGACTATCTGTCCCTTGCGCGCAAGGAGTCGCTCAAGTCCATGGGGCTTCGGCCCAAGTTCAAGTACAACGACAAGTTCGAGGAGATCATCGCGCAGGTGCAGTCCTCGGTGGCCCGGGGCCAGGACATGTGCGAGCACCTGAGCCACCTGGCGCATTCCCCGGACGAGGGGCAGGACGGCTCGGACCTGAACTTCTCGGTACGGCTCCTGGTGCAGCTTTCGGGGCGCATAGCCAAGAAGCACAAGCTGACCCTGGAAGTGGGGCAGGCTCCCGCTGCGGTGCTGGCCGAACCGTCGCAGATCGAGGTGCTGGTGGTCCTGGAGGCGGCGCTCCTGGGCGTGACCTGGCGGTGCCGGGAACAGGGCAACGTCCGGCTTGAGCCGGGCGAGGACGGCGACCGGGTGTATGTGGATATTTTGTGTCAGGCGCTTGATGCCGGGGAGGCCCAGTCCCTGGCCAAGTCACTGACAGGCGACAAGCCTGGCCTGCTGGCGGCCGAGGCTCTTGAAGGCGGGGTGCGCCTGGCTTTCCGAAAGGCCGGGCGAGAGGCGTAA
- a CDS encoding response regulator produces MNKIKLLLVDDEENFVNTLAERMKMRDVPSKVVYSGEAALDVVKTHEPDVMVLDLRMPGIDGMEVLRKVRATNPKVQIIILTGHGTDLDEEEARKLGAFHYHKKPIDIDELLGTVKKAYRERIEDAMVIAAMAEEGDFDTARKVMDE; encoded by the coding sequence ATGAACAAGATCAAGCTGCTTCTCGTGGACGATGAGGAGAATTTCGTCAACACCCTGGCCGAGCGCATGAAAATGCGCGATGTGCCTTCCAAGGTGGTCTACTCCGGCGAAGCTGCGCTGGACGTGGTCAAGACCCACGAGCCCGACGTCATGGTCCTTGACCTGCGCATGCCCGGCATCGACGGCATGGAGGTCCTGCGCAAGGTCCGCGCCACCAACCCCAAGGTGCAGATCATCATCCTCACCGGCCACGGCACCGACCTGGACGAGGAAGAAGCCCGCAAGCTGGGCGCGTTCCACTACCACAAGAAGCCCATCGACATCGACGAGCTGCTGGGTACCGTGAAGAAGGCCTACCGCGAGCGCATCGAAGACGCCATGGTGATCGCGGCCATGGCCGAAGAGGGCGATTTCGACACCGCCCGCAAGGTGATGGACGAGTAA
- a CDS encoding sensor histidine kinase, which translates to MLGDIFTRHFRDLHTSDDAISPERYNLLKYKIVGLMAVVTLVPLLLMAVINFSEFQTTMAREVQNPLRVLLGKTRNTIDLFLAERASTVGFIAQAYSFQDLSDERNLGRIFRVMRKEFEGFVDLGLIDAHGRQVSYVGPYDLKNRDYSSQDWFAQVRASGKYISDVFLGFRNLPHVVIAMQHTSESGESWVLRATLDTRQFDKIIAAMGLEPGSDAFMVNRKGVLQTSSYFYGDVLKPCPLPLPPVTFEPQVIPITDPQGRELYLTYAYFPNTDFILMAAKPRLGAINAWYNLRGDLLLVFLVGVMAIFFVVSRFTGMLVNRMRESEERRALAFRQVEHAQKLSSIGRLAAGVAHEINNPLAIINEKAGLLKDLLTLQEDFPGRVKFFSQVEAIIKAVERCRGITHRMLGFARRMDVKIEGLSLNEVITETASFLAREAEHRSVSLTLDLEPELGRIESDRGQLQQVILNILNNALAAIPDQGTITVKSWNQDEQHVGFSIQDNGCGMSDDTMKCIFEPFFTTKRGKGTGLGLSITYGIIKRLGGEVSVSSQEQVGSTFTVVLPVMAPPSAAVEAQ; encoded by the coding sequence ATGCTCGGTGACATCTTCACCCGGCACTTCCGGGACCTTCACACCAGCGACGACGCCATCTCGCCCGAGCGCTACAATCTGCTGAAGTACAAGATCGTGGGGCTCATGGCCGTGGTGACGCTGGTGCCGCTCCTGCTCATGGCGGTCATCAACTTCAGCGAGTTCCAGACCACCATGGCCCGCGAGGTGCAGAACCCGCTGCGCGTGCTGCTCGGCAAGACCCGCAACACCATCGACCTCTTCCTGGCCGAGCGCGCCTCCACCGTGGGGTTCATCGCCCAGGCCTACAGCTTCCAGGATCTGTCCGACGAGCGCAACCTGGGGCGCATCTTCCGGGTGATGCGCAAGGAATTCGAGGGGTTCGTGGACCTTGGCCTCATCGACGCCCACGGCAGGCAGGTGAGCTACGTAGGCCCCTACGACCTGAAGAACCGCGACTACTCCAGCCAGGACTGGTTCGCCCAGGTGCGCGCCAGCGGCAAGTACATCTCCGACGTGTTCCTGGGCTTTAGGAACCTGCCCCACGTGGTCATCGCCATGCAGCACACCTCGGAGTCCGGCGAGTCCTGGGTGCTTCGCGCCACGCTGGACACCCGGCAGTTCGACAAGATCATCGCGGCCATGGGGCTCGAACCCGGCTCGGACGCCTTCATGGTGAACCGCAAGGGCGTGCTCCAGACCAGCTCATACTTTTACGGGGACGTGCTCAAGCCCTGCCCGCTGCCGCTGCCGCCGGTCACCTTCGAGCCGCAGGTCATCCCCATCACCGATCCCCAGGGGCGCGAGCTGTACCTGACGTACGCCTATTTCCCCAACACGGATTTCATCCTGATGGCCGCCAAGCCGCGCCTGGGCGCGATAAACGCCTGGTACAACCTGCGCGGGGACCTGCTGCTGGTCTTCCTGGTGGGGGTGATGGCCATCTTCTTCGTGGTGTCGCGCTTCACGGGCATGCTGGTCAACCGCATGCGCGAGTCCGAGGAGCGGCGCGCCCTGGCCTTCCGGCAGGTGGAGCACGCCCAGAAGCTCTCCTCCATCGGACGCCTGGCCGCAGGCGTGGCCCACGAGATCAACAACCCCCTGGCCATCATCAACGAGAAGGCCGGGCTGCTCAAGGATCTCCTGACCCTTCAGGAGGACTTCCCGGGCCGCGTCAAGTTCTTCTCCCAGGTGGAGGCCATCATAAAGGCCGTGGAACGCTGCCGGGGCATCACCCACCGCATGCTCGGCTTCGCCCGGCGCATGGATGTGAAGATCGAGGGGCTCAGCTTAAACGAGGTGATCACCGAGACGGCCAGCTTCCTGGCGCGCGAGGCCGAGCACCGCAGCGTGAGCCTTACCCTGGACCTGGAGCCTGAGCTCGGGCGCATCGAGTCCGACCGGGGGCAGTTGCAGCAGGTGATCCTGAACATCCTGAACAACGCCCTGGCCGCCATCCCCGACCAGGGAACCATCACGGTGAAAAGCTGGAACCAGGACGAGCAGCACGTGGGCTTTTCCATCCAGGACAACGGCTGCGGCATGTCGGACGACACCATGAAGTGCATCTTCGAGCCGTTCTTCACCACCAAGCGCGGCAAGGGCACCGGGCTTGGTCTGTCCATCACCTACGGCATCATCAAACGTCTCGGCGGCGAGGTCTCGGTCAGCAGCCAGGAGCAGGTGGGGTCCACCTTCACGGTGGTCCTGCCGGTTATGGCTCCGCCCTCCGCCGCCGTGGAGGCTCAGTAA
- a CDS encoding alkylphosphonate utilization protein, translating to MDEIKVKDSNGTLLKDGDSVTLTKDLKVKGTSATLKRGTLIKNIRLTDNEGEIECNAEKVKGLVLKTCFLKKA from the coding sequence ATGGACGAGATAAAAGTCAAGGACAGCAACGGCACGCTGCTGAAAGACGGCGACAGCGTCACGCTGACAAAGGACCTGAAGGTCAAGGGAACGTCCGCCACGCTCAAGCGCGGCACGCTCATCAAGAATATCCGGCTCACCGACAACGAGGGCGAGATCGAGTGCAACGCCGAGAAGGTCAAGGGGCTGGTGCTGAAGACCTGCTTCCTGAAGAAGGCCTAG
- a CDS encoding sensor histidine kinase, giving the protein MPSRSIASIISRTLIQRTLIPAVVCLALLAAMQGIKQKDAVETKNQDFAQTLALYADSYMDGAYRSLEHFADAPPSGTGVPLSMRLADMLSVMPSMDRLILTDAQNTILSAEPAGPRGLDFPIRFDNAHGRRYLLSRPIPSPLTGILTVFIGVRRNTGGVLAGELNLFELTNHIQALSRNWAGEVILCDAFGNLVSHPDPSLVATQTNIGDSPLFKAARQGEATLIYRENDDFFLGAHAVIPGLGWLVLVRTPAAGAMAPALAPVAVAAVVMASVFIFLTLMLRRELDKRISSPMAQAATRLDRLPRNASYRPIPDPPFAELGRFEAAVADMTDRIASGEAHLRESERRFRAIFEQAAVGLVQCTPQGNFLRANKRFTQICGYTPQDLSGMNLLKFSLPEDREDDADNMRLVLSGHLPSFDMDKRLLAKDGQQVWVHLTASAVRDDAGDVRSIIVVVEDISARRNAEKAVSDSLREKEILLREIHHRVKNNLQIISSLLYLQSDHVNDPEALTMFLESRNRIASMALVHEELYRSDDLSGVNIREYALKLVPRLVAAFHSGKGIQCAVEADDVCLVIGQAIPFGLIINELVTNAAKHAFKGRPSGTISVVIHGVDGRLQARVSDDGVGLPPDFDPASTSTLGMQLVVQLTRQLRGELIHGDSQGTSFTLSFPVTEAHSHESS; this is encoded by the coding sequence ATGCCCTCCAGATCCATCGCCAGCATCATCTCCCGGACCCTCATCCAGCGCACGCTCATCCCGGCGGTGGTCTGTCTGGCGCTGCTGGCCGCCATGCAGGGCATCAAGCAGAAAGACGCCGTGGAGACCAAAAACCAGGATTTCGCCCAGACCCTGGCCCTCTACGCCGATTCCTACATGGACGGGGCCTACCGTTCCCTGGAGCATTTCGCCGATGCCCCTCCTTCGGGCACGGGCGTCCCCCTGTCGATGCGCCTGGCGGACATGCTCTCCGTGATGCCCTCCATGGACCGCCTGATCCTGACCGACGCCCAGAACACCATCCTGTCCGCCGAGCCTGCCGGACCGCGCGGCCTGGATTTCCCCATCCGCTTCGACAACGCGCACGGCCGCAGATATCTGCTGTCGCGCCCCATTCCCTCCCCGCTGACGGGCATTCTCACCGTGTTCATCGGCGTTCGGCGAAACACCGGAGGCGTGCTGGCCGGAGAACTGAACCTGTTTGAACTGACCAACCACATCCAGGCCCTTTCGCGCAACTGGGCAGGAGAGGTCATCCTCTGCGACGCCTTCGGCAACCTGGTGTCCCACCCGGATCCGTCCCTGGTGGCCACCCAGACCAACATCGGGGATTCCCCGCTGTTCAAGGCCGCCAGGCAGGGAGAAGCGACCCTCATCTACCGTGAGAACGACGACTTCTTCCTGGGCGCGCATGCCGTCATACCGGGCCTTGGCTGGCTGGTGCTTGTGCGCACCCCGGCGGCCGGAGCCATGGCTCCGGCCCTGGCTCCCGTGGCCGTGGCCGCCGTGGTGATGGCGTCGGTCTTCATATTTCTTACCCTGATGCTGCGCCGCGAACTGGACAAACGCATCTCAAGCCCCATGGCCCAGGCGGCCACCCGCCTGGACCGCCTGCCGCGCAACGCCTCCTACAGGCCAATACCCGACCCGCCCTTTGCAGAGCTGGGGCGTTTCGAGGCGGCCGTTGCGGACATGACCGACCGCATCGCCTCCGGCGAGGCCCACCTGCGCGAAAGCGAGCGCCGCTTCCGGGCCATTTTCGAGCAGGCCGCCGTGGGGTTGGTGCAGTGCACGCCCCAGGGCAACTTCCTGCGCGCCAACAAGCGCTTCACCCAGATCTGCGGCTATACCCCCCAGGACCTCTCCGGCATGAACCTGCTTAAGTTCAGCCTCCCCGAGGACAGGGAGGACGACGCGGACAACATGCGCCTTGTGCTCTCCGGGCATCTGCCCTCCTTCGACATGGACAAGCGCCTGCTCGCGAAGGACGGCCAACAGGTGTGGGTTCACCTCACTGCCTCTGCGGTGCGCGACGACGCAGGCGATGTGCGCTCCATCATCGTGGTGGTGGAGGACATCAGCGCCCGCAGGAACGCGGAAAAGGCCGTGAGCGATTCGCTGCGCGAAAAGGAGATCCTGCTGCGCGAAATCCACCACCGGGTGAAGAACAACCTGCAGATCATCTCAAGCCTGCTCTACCTCCAGAGCGACCACGTGAACGACCCCGAAGCCCTGACCATGTTCCTGGAGAGCCGCAACCGCATCGCCTCCATGGCCCTGGTCCACGAGGAACTCTACCGCTCCGACGACCTCTCCGGCGTCAACATCCGCGAATACGCCCTGAAGCTCGTCCCCCGGCTGGTGGCCGCCTTCCACTCCGGCAAGGGCATCCAGTGCGCGGTGGAGGCGGACGACGTCTGCCTGGTGATCGGCCAGGCCATCCCCTTCGGGCTCATAATCAACGAGCTGGTCACCAACGCCGCCAAGCACGCCTTCAAGGGACGCCCCTCCGGCACCATTTCCGTGGTCATACACGGGGTTGACGGCAGGCTCCAGGCGAGGGTATCTGATGATGGCGTCGGGCTTCCACCGGATTTTGACCCAGCCAGCACGTCCACCCTGGGGATGCAGCTCGTGGTCCAGCTCACGCGCCAGTTGCGCGGCGAGTTGATTCATGGAGACAGCCAAGGAACGTCGTTCACCCTCAGCTTTCCCGTGACGGAGGCCCATTCGCATGAGTCCAGCTAA